The following coding sequences lie in one Thalassoglobus polymorphus genomic window:
- a CDS encoding EutN/CcmL family microcompartment protein — protein MFLAKITGNVTSTHKVNTMVGQKLLIVEPLRIDEQNKSSLKPTGRTFIAVDAVGAGEGEVVLIVQGSSARFTEDTKTLPIDCAIIGIVDNVQVGHSAIFDAGDDSA, from the coding sequence ATGTTTTTAGCCAAAATCACCGGGAACGTCACATCGACGCACAAAGTCAACACGATGGTTGGCCAGAAATTGCTGATCGTGGAGCCGTTGCGGATTGATGAACAGAACAAGAGTTCACTCAAACCGACAGGACGAACGTTCATCGCCGTCGATGCCGTCGGTGCTGGTGAAGGAGAAGTTGTCCTGATCGTGCAGGGGTCAAGCGCCCGATTTACAGAGGATACGAAAACACTTCCAATCGACTGCGCCATCATCGGCATCGTCGATAATGTTCAAGTCGGCCACAGTGCCATCTTCGATGCGGGAGATGACTCAGCATGA
- a CDS encoding acetate/propionate family kinase, translated as MKILVANLGSTSFKYRLFDMETEQQLARGGIDRIGEDAESNCVVEIGSHAAKETKHIPDHAAAVQMCLDQLMHSDTGCLNSVDEVAAIGFKAVFAGKLSGIKIVNEELLQAMENLADVAPAHNPPYVRAMRQLQASFPKIPLVAALETAFHETIPEKYRTYSVPYQWTQQYEVLRWGFHGASHRFIGTRMAELLGKEDAKVISCHLGGSSSICAMLGGLSQSTSMGMTPQSGLPQNNRVGDFDPFALRLVKRLSGKDYDELLDELSTQGGLLGLSGVSNDCRDIEIAAANGNEQAQLAVDVYAADIKKYIGQYLAVLNGADALVFTGGIGENSDTIRSKVCEDMTFAGIELDSDKNSSTREEGKISADNSKLQIWIVPTNEELVVARQTAKLVQN; from the coding sequence GTGAAGATCCTGGTGGCAAATCTCGGCTCGACGAGCTTCAAGTACCGACTGTTCGACATGGAAACCGAGCAGCAGTTGGCACGTGGAGGAATCGACCGGATTGGAGAAGATGCAGAGTCGAATTGTGTCGTTGAAATTGGAAGCCATGCTGCCAAAGAAACCAAACACATTCCAGACCACGCTGCCGCTGTGCAGATGTGTCTGGATCAACTGATGCACTCCGACACCGGTTGCCTGAACTCCGTCGATGAAGTCGCTGCGATTGGCTTCAAAGCGGTCTTCGCTGGCAAGTTGAGTGGTATCAAGATCGTCAATGAAGAGCTGTTGCAAGCGATGGAAAACCTCGCTGACGTTGCTCCTGCTCACAATCCGCCATATGTCCGGGCGATGCGTCAACTTCAGGCATCATTTCCGAAGATCCCCCTGGTGGCAGCGTTGGAAACTGCCTTCCACGAAACGATCCCGGAAAAGTACCGAACTTATTCAGTCCCTTACCAATGGACTCAGCAATACGAAGTTCTTCGCTGGGGATTCCATGGAGCAAGTCATCGCTTCATTGGAACGAGAATGGCAGAACTACTCGGGAAAGAGGACGCGAAAGTCATTTCGTGCCATCTCGGAGGGAGTAGTTCAATTTGTGCCATGCTCGGTGGTCTGTCGCAATCGACTTCAATGGGAATGACCCCACAATCAGGATTGCCGCAAAACAATCGCGTTGGAGATTTCGACCCATTCGCACTGCGACTCGTGAAACGCCTCAGCGGCAAAGATTACGACGAACTGTTAGATGAATTGTCGACCCAGGGAGGCCTACTCGGACTCAGTGGTGTTTCCAACGACTGTCGAGATATCGAAATCGCAGCTGCCAACGGTAACGAACAGGCACAGCTTGCTGTCGATGTTTATGCCGCGGACATCAAGAAGTACATCGGTCAGTATCTTGCAGTCTTAAACGGGGCAGACGCACTCGTTTTCACAGGAGGCATCGGAGAGAACAGCGACACGATTCGTAGCAAGGTCTGCGAAGATATGACCTTCGCAGGGATCGAACTCGACAGCGACAAAAACAGTTCCACTCGAGAGGAAGGAAAAATCTCCGCTGACAACAGCAAACTCCAAATCTGGATCGTCCCCACGAACGAAGAACTCGTCGTCGCCAGACAGACTGCGAAGCTCGTCCAAAATTGA
- a CDS encoding BMC domain-containing protein codes for MNEAIGMVETKGLIATIESSDAMLKSANVSLVKQVQIGGGFVTTIIKGDVGSVRAAVDAGAAAASKVGELVSAHILPRPANGLMENF; via the coding sequence ATGAACGAAGCGATTGGAATGGTCGAGACCAAAGGCCTGATTGCGACAATTGAGTCGTCGGATGCGATGCTGAAATCAGCAAACGTCTCCCTCGTGAAGCAAGTCCAAATCGGTGGCGGATTCGTCACCACAATCATCAAAGGCGATGTCGGTTCCGTCCGCGCCGCTGTCGATGCCGGTGCCGCTGCAGCCTCCAAAGTTGGCGAACTCGTCAGCGCACACATCCTGCCGCGTCCAGCGAATGGATTGATGGAAAACTTTTAA
- a CDS encoding BMC domain-containing protein: MAKVSEALGMIETKGLICLIEAADSALKAANVEMVGWEKVGSGLVTIFLTGDVAAVKAAVDAGAGAASKIGEVVSVQVIPRPHEELAAILPSKKASSK; encoded by the coding sequence ATGGCTAAAGTTTCCGAAGCCCTCGGAATGATCGAAACGAAGGGACTCATCTGCCTCATCGAAGCAGCTGATTCTGCACTCAAAGCTGCCAACGTTGAAATGGTTGGCTGGGAAAAAGTCGGCAGTGGTCTCGTCACCATCTTCCTGACAGGCGATGTCGCAGCTGTCAAAGCTGCCGTCGATGCTGGTGCCGGTGCTGCCAGTAAAATCGGCGAAGTTGTCAGTGTCCAGGTCATTCCACGACCGCACGAAGAGTTGGCAGCCATCCTCCCATCCAAGAAAGCGAGCTCGAAATAG
- the pduL gene encoding phosphate propanoyltransferase, translating into MSAVGNTLSRSDVERVVRSVLNRQFQGVAPQQQAPVTGKPNPLKVNISARHCHLTEEHVEILFGKGRTLTPMKWLYQEGYYAAEETVAIVGPRRRMLPEVRVLGPCRGASQVELAFTDAISLGLDLPVRISGDTAGTPGCLIVGPAGSIELNEGVIRAMRHVHMSPADMAAYGVQDKDLMHLRVESPSCTTVLENVSVRGGDNKIKLEVHLDTDEGNAINLTKATNVELIKPNSSACACHS; encoded by the coding sequence ATGTCAGCGGTTGGAAATACTCTTTCTCGAAGTGACGTCGAACGTGTTGTCCGCTCGGTCTTGAACCGTCAATTCCAAGGTGTGGCACCTCAGCAGCAAGCCCCCGTAACTGGCAAGCCAAACCCTCTGAAAGTCAACATCTCTGCTCGGCACTGCCACCTCACCGAAGAGCATGTCGAAATCCTGTTCGGCAAAGGTCGCACTCTCACGCCGATGAAATGGCTGTACCAGGAAGGCTATTACGCAGCTGAGGAAACCGTTGCCATCGTTGGACCACGTCGCCGAATGTTACCTGAGGTCCGCGTTTTAGGTCCCTGCCGCGGAGCATCACAAGTTGAACTCGCCTTCACCGATGCAATTTCGCTGGGTCTGGACCTCCCTGTCCGCATCAGCGGAGACACTGCTGGTACTCCCGGTTGCCTGATCGTGGGTCCAGCTGGCAGCATCGAACTCAACGAAGGTGTTATCAGAGCCATGCGACATGTTCACATGTCGCCCGCCGACATGGCAGCTTATGGAGTCCAAGACAAAGATCTCATGCACTTGCGAGTCGAGTCTCCCAGCTGCACGACCGTCCTTGAAAATGTTTCGGTCCGAGGGGGAGACAACAAGATCAAACTTGAAGTCCACCTCGACACCGATGAAGGCAATGCCATCAACCTGACCAAAGCGACAAACGTCGAATTGATCAAACCCAACAGCAGCGCCTGTGCCTGCCACTCATAA
- a CDS encoding DeoR/GlpR family DNA-binding transcription regulator, with translation MLVEERRDEITQVIQSKGFISLGELSCAINVSESTIRRDLEYLEGIGQVRRTRGGASYVGDALTGFDVRRNLASTEKQKIGRATAEFIGRQETIILDGGTTTLEVAKHLAGKGLQVVTNSLPIANHLVGVADVELIYLGGYVYPKTGVALGELTIEALKRVHARRLIMSVGGITERGLFNTNSLLAETERQMIESVDEVIVVADHTKFGHSELAHLGPLDIVHKMVVDENTPEEWLTRLKKLNIECIVAK, from the coding sequence GTGCTCGTTGAAGAAAGACGCGATGAAATCACGCAAGTCATACAATCCAAGGGATTTATATCTCTAGGAGAGCTTTCTTGTGCAATTAATGTCAGCGAATCCACGATACGGCGAGACCTGGAATATCTTGAAGGCATTGGGCAGGTACGACGAACACGTGGGGGAGCATCGTATGTTGGCGATGCCCTGACCGGCTTCGACGTCCGAAGAAACCTCGCATCGACTGAGAAACAAAAAATTGGTCGTGCAACAGCAGAATTCATTGGTCGGCAGGAGACGATCATCCTTGATGGTGGAACCACAACCCTGGAAGTGGCGAAACATCTTGCGGGCAAAGGCTTGCAAGTGGTGACAAACTCACTTCCGATCGCGAACCATTTAGTCGGAGTTGCGGACGTTGAGCTGATTTACCTTGGCGGATACGTCTACCCCAAAACCGGAGTCGCATTGGGAGAGTTGACGATAGAAGCCTTGAAACGTGTTCACGCCCGACGACTCATCATGAGCGTTGGCGGGATTACTGAGCGGGGGCTCTTCAATACCAATTCATTGCTGGCGGAAACAGAACGTCAGATGATCGAATCTGTCGATGAAGTGATCGTGGTCGCTGACCACACCAAGTTCGGACACTCTGAACTGGCTCACTTGGGACCTCTCGATATCGTTCACAAAATGGTTGTCGACGAAAACACCCCGGAAGAATGGTTAACGCGACTCAAAAAACTCAACATTGAGTGCATCGTCGCCAAGTAA
- a CDS encoding AAA family ATPase — translation MGGELLATSRLEKLDALRRSLSAVIRGKDETIEILLIALLAGGSVLMEDVPGVGKTTLAKALARSLDAEFRRVQFTPDLLPSDILGSSVYSPKDGSFTFKKGPIFCSILLADEINRASPRTQSALLESMSEGQATIEGVRHHLPSPFLVLATQNPVDFHGTYPLPEAQLDRFLVQLHVGYPEPDMEIEMLYDRAVTLPINSVEVVMTMAEVTEIQKSVREVQMERSLARYLVDLVAETRTHPMLKLGVSPRGSLMFFRAVQAAAYLAGRDFVIPDDIQKMAQHVLPHRLSLTPKARYGSLTRLQVVQQIVSEVPVPV, via the coding sequence ATGGGTGGTGAACTTTTGGCAACCTCTCGATTAGAGAAGCTCGATGCTCTTCGCAGAAGCCTCTCCGCAGTGATCCGCGGAAAAGACGAAACGATCGAGATTCTTTTGATTGCTTTACTTGCGGGCGGGTCAGTGTTGATGGAGGACGTCCCCGGAGTCGGGAAGACAACTTTAGCGAAGGCGCTGGCGCGGTCTCTTGATGCGGAATTTCGTCGCGTGCAGTTCACGCCTGACTTACTCCCGTCAGATATTCTTGGCTCGTCTGTTTATTCTCCCAAGGATGGCAGCTTCACTTTCAAAAAGGGGCCGATCTTCTGCAGTATCCTCTTGGCAGATGAAATCAATCGGGCTTCTCCGAGAACGCAGTCTGCACTGTTGGAGTCGATGAGTGAGGGGCAGGCGACAATTGAAGGTGTGCGGCATCACTTGCCCTCGCCGTTCCTTGTACTGGCGACTCAAAATCCGGTCGATTTTCATGGAACCTATCCGCTCCCGGAAGCGCAACTGGATCGTTTCCTGGTGCAACTTCATGTCGGCTATCCCGAGCCTGACATGGAAATTGAGATGCTTTATGATAGGGCAGTGACGCTCCCTATTAATTCTGTTGAGGTCGTCATGACGATGGCAGAGGTCACTGAGATTCAGAAGTCAGTCCGGGAAGTTCAGATGGAACGAAGCCTTGCCCGGTATCTCGTCGACCTTGTCGCAGAGACTCGAACTCACCCGATGTTGAAACTTGGAGTCAGTCCGCGCGGCAGTCTCATGTTCTTTCGCGCAGTCCAGGCAGCTGCGTATCTGGCTGGTCGAGATTTTGTGATCCCGGATGATATTCAGAAGATGGCTCAGCATGTGTTGCCGCATCGCTTGAGCTTAACTCCAAAGGCACGCTACGGAAGTCTGACTCGTTTACAGGTCGTTCAGCAAATTGTCAGTGAGGTTCCAGTTCCGGTATGA
- a CDS encoding DUF58 domain-containing protein, giving the protein MKRRVPLMVRLTRFLVGFKMTPFGRVAVLGIFLGALGGVTIEIPVYQIFCGWVCLFGFIETTGILLRPKLELKAWFPEKVIEGESVTGYVDITNVGMFPACDIMCALLQMPEGMRHLDADYSIPSIPKGKQMTLPVTVQASKRGNYILPGARIHSTFPFNLMRFGKAQTDQWELQVLPAFSPLEQFEVPFSRKSQADGVSAEIRVGDSPEYIGNRDYTPGEPVRRLDFKAWARVGRPVVREYQDEFNSQAAIFLDTHLPRRWGRARKDRLRLDAAVSLTAAIAHQMDQHDASVEVFLAGADLFLFQPAAGVTHFESVMEVLSVTELTNSESLSQLAPVIADSLEDVSVVFCVFVDWDESREQFVRGIVESGCAVRLLLVSESEPDIPVPYDEGEFTTLNPRAILLGEVREL; this is encoded by the coding sequence ATGAAACGTCGTGTCCCATTGATGGTTCGGCTGACCAGATTTCTGGTCGGTTTCAAGATGACTCCGTTTGGACGGGTCGCTGTCTTGGGGATTTTCTTGGGTGCTTTAGGTGGCGTGACGATCGAGATTCCGGTCTATCAGATTTTTTGTGGCTGGGTCTGCCTGTTTGGATTTATCGAAACGACGGGAATATTGCTAAGGCCGAAGCTGGAGCTGAAGGCGTGGTTTCCAGAGAAGGTCATCGAAGGCGAGTCGGTCACTGGCTATGTGGACATTACGAATGTCGGCATGTTTCCAGCTTGCGATATTATGTGTGCGTTGCTGCAAATGCCTGAAGGGATGCGGCATCTTGATGCGGATTATTCCATTCCATCAATCCCCAAGGGGAAGCAGATGACACTTCCAGTCACTGTTCAGGCCTCAAAGCGTGGCAACTATATTCTGCCGGGAGCGAGAATACACAGTACGTTTCCATTTAATTTAATGCGGTTTGGAAAGGCTCAAACCGACCAGTGGGAGTTGCAGGTTCTGCCTGCGTTTTCACCACTTGAGCAATTTGAGGTTCCGTTTTCACGTAAGTCACAGGCAGACGGAGTGAGTGCCGAAATCCGTGTTGGAGATTCTCCTGAATACATTGGGAATCGAGATTACACTCCCGGAGAACCGGTCAGGCGTCTCGACTTCAAGGCTTGGGCAAGAGTGGGGCGACCAGTTGTTCGTGAATATCAGGATGAATTCAATTCACAGGCTGCCATATTCCTCGATACCCATCTTCCGCGTCGTTGGGGGCGAGCGAGGAAAGATCGTTTGAGGTTAGATGCTGCTGTCAGCCTGACTGCAGCGATCGCTCATCAGATGGACCAGCATGATGCGTCTGTCGAAGTCTTTCTGGCAGGGGCGGATCTCTTTCTCTTTCAGCCAGCTGCGGGGGTGACACACTTCGAGAGCGTGATGGAGGTTCTTTCAGTTACCGAGTTGACGAATTCTGAATCGCTTTCGCAGTTGGCTCCTGTGATCGCCGATTCGTTGGAAGATGTTTCAGTTGTGTTTTGCGTTTTTGTTGACTGGGACGAATCGCGAGAGCAATTTGTCCGCGGCATTGTCGAGTCTGGCTGTGCCGTTCGTCTGTTGTTGGTCTCGGAGTCCGAGCCAGACATTCCCGTTCCGTACGATGAAGGAGAGTTCACAACTCTCAATCCACGAGCGATTCTTCTTGGTGAGGTTCGCGAGTTGTGA
- a CDS encoding transglutaminase family protein: MNHKAAQYRTFFSSQRTAAVGVILIQCAVLFIMMEAATFSVCAAVLACCGLFAHKKGWLISLPGDFWVFLLGAVFVVKYSFAPKEFDLDDRFLFTDFTYEVAMFCVVVELCHLYRKQNREKLPTSFLVFAVIGLVCTCNVRLNGFRRLAMLLMTQCFLFMSMLFSMKSRRFSQVRQPRGSLWRNSIMWGVLIGSAALGTSLSLLLHRYEHAFERVVNGYLAIGDRGPARNGFSNRGGLSDISSWQSYGGEKVALRVESDAMPGYLRGKVFNEFQMNRWVTTERSRTLAPSPRESVSGELSAEFPDDEHLYLVSETIPKKNRIINVWPVERKTAGHCFAPLEAVAFTCRSKPVSVDRNRIVARQNEPNVVSYSVIVDSKPSRDGEVVSSDFLQLPGHLDERVVQVAQELFAGAESPQAKIQLVQQYFQRNFQYRLGVDLPRGEDPLGYFLEHRPPAHCEFFATASAILLRLGGVPSRYVTGYLAQEQSEVDMMWVARRKDAHAWVEAYDSEEQRWVLVESTPETGVPSPSQTDVWQNRREAVAHYCRSLQDKFVRGNYLQALWFLLQPLMWGIVAIGVGIGLQLLLKRRVRRDPTLEFDESEEWPDLVIERQKMDKMMSRIGFQREPGETSTRFAERIALDLEGAHAARLADWYRQYTVCRYRPGTRRENVEALRAERETLNQKRFTRINRARTGDMANA; this comes from the coding sequence GTGAATCACAAAGCGGCACAATATCGGACGTTTTTCAGTTCCCAGCGAACGGCAGCTGTGGGGGTGATTTTGATTCAATGTGCAGTGCTCTTCATCATGATGGAAGCGGCAACGTTTTCTGTTTGTGCTGCTGTACTCGCCTGCTGTGGACTGTTCGCACATAAGAAAGGCTGGCTGATTTCACTTCCAGGTGACTTCTGGGTTTTTCTCCTCGGTGCTGTCTTCGTGGTGAAGTACTCTTTTGCGCCAAAAGAATTCGATTTGGACGACAGATTTCTGTTCACCGACTTTACTTATGAAGTCGCCATGTTCTGTGTCGTCGTGGAACTGTGTCACTTATATCGCAAACAGAACCGTGAGAAATTACCGACATCATTTTTAGTGTTCGCGGTGATCGGACTCGTCTGCACTTGTAATGTTCGTTTGAATGGCTTTCGGCGACTGGCAATGTTGCTGATGACTCAATGCTTTCTATTCATGAGCATGCTGTTCTCGATGAAGTCACGCCGGTTTTCTCAGGTCAGACAACCGAGAGGATCGCTTTGGCGAAACTCCATTATGTGGGGAGTGCTAATCGGTTCGGCTGCGTTGGGAACATCGTTGTCGCTCTTGCTTCATCGATACGAACATGCTTTCGAAAGGGTCGTAAACGGTTACTTGGCGATTGGGGATCGTGGCCCTGCCAGAAATGGGTTTTCCAATCGAGGTGGGCTCAGCGATATTTCCAGCTGGCAAAGTTATGGCGGAGAAAAGGTGGCACTGCGTGTCGAGTCCGATGCGATGCCCGGTTACCTGCGGGGAAAGGTGTTTAATGAATTCCAAATGAACCGTTGGGTGACGACAGAGCGAAGTCGAACTTTGGCTCCGAGTCCGCGAGAAAGCGTTTCTGGCGAACTCTCTGCTGAGTTCCCAGATGACGAGCACTTGTATTTGGTCTCCGAAACGATTCCGAAGAAGAATCGAATCATCAATGTCTGGCCGGTCGAGCGTAAAACTGCAGGGCATTGTTTTGCACCGCTCGAAGCGGTTGCTTTCACTTGCCGTTCAAAGCCTGTCTCTGTTGATCGTAATCGGATCGTGGCTCGCCAAAATGAACCAAACGTTGTCTCTTACTCTGTCATTGTCGATTCAAAGCCGAGCCGTGATGGAGAAGTTGTCTCCAGTGATTTTCTGCAACTCCCTGGTCACCTCGACGAACGTGTTGTTCAGGTAGCACAAGAACTCTTCGCTGGTGCGGAATCTCCGCAAGCGAAAATTCAGCTTGTTCAACAATACTTCCAGAGAAATTTTCAATATCGATTGGGAGTCGATCTTCCCAGAGGTGAAGATCCGCTGGGGTATTTTCTGGAACATCGTCCGCCCGCCCATTGCGAATTTTTTGCAACCGCCAGTGCCATTCTGCTGAGACTTGGGGGAGTCCCATCGCGATATGTCACAGGTTATCTCGCTCAGGAACAGAGTGAGGTGGATATGATGTGGGTGGCACGAAGAAAGGATGCGCATGCCTGGGTGGAGGCGTACGATTCTGAAGAACAACGGTGGGTGCTCGTTGAGTCGACACCAGAAACCGGAGTTCCAAGTCCCTCTCAAACAGATGTTTGGCAAAATCGCCGCGAAGCGGTTGCACATTATTGTCGTTCGTTGCAGGACAAATTTGTTCGTGGAAATTACCTTCAGGCTCTCTGGTTTTTATTGCAACCTCTAATGTGGGGGATCGTGGCGATCGGTGTGGGGATCGGGCTCCAGTTGCTTCTGAAGCGTCGAGTCCGAAGAGATCCTACACTGGAATTTGATGAGTCGGAAGAGTGGCCCGATCTGGTTATAGAGCGGCAGAAGATGGATAAAATGATGTCTCGAATTGGGTTTCAGCGTGAGCCTGGAGAGACATCCACGCGATTCGCAGAGAGAATCGCCTTGGATTTAGAGGGTGCACATGCTGCCCGACTGGCAGACTGGTACCGTCAGTATACAGTTTGTCGCTATCGACCCGGAACGCGCAGGGAGAATGTCGAAGCGTTGAGAGCGGAGCGGGAAACATTGAACCAGAAACGTTTCACGAGAATCAATCGGGCGAGAACCGGGGACATGGCCAATGCTTGA